The genomic window GCTGTTCACCGGCGGGCTGCTGCCGGCCGTGATCCTCGGCCTGATGCTCTGCGTGGTGGTGCACTTCCGCAGCCGCCATGAAGACCTGAGCCAGGTCGAGCGCTCGCCCTGGTCGCAGGTGTTGCGGCTCGCGCTGGTGGCGCTGCCCGCGCTCGCCCTGCCCTTTGTGATCCGCGCCGCCGTGGTCGAGGGCGTGGCCACCGCCACCGAGGTATCGACCATCGGCATCGTCTACGCCGTGGTGGCCGGGATCGCGATCTACCGGCAGTTCGACTGGCGCCGGCTCGGGCCGATGCTGGTGGCCACCGCCTCGCTGTCGGGCGCGATCCTGCTGATCATCGGCACCGCCACCGCGATGGCCTGGGGCCTCACGCAGTCGGGCTTCTCGCGCTGGCTCGCCGAGCTGATGGCGAACCTGCCGGGCGGCGCCGGGATGTTCCTGGCCGTGTCGCTGGTGATCTTCGTGATCCTCGGTTCGGTGCTCGAGGGCATCCCGGCGATCGTGCTGTTCGGCCCGCTGCTGTTTCCCATCGCGCGCCAGCTCGGCATCCACGAGGTGCACTATGCGATGGTGGTGGTGCTGTCGATGGGCCTGGGCCTGTTCGCGCCGCCGCTGGGCGTGGGCTACTACGCGGCCTGCGCGATCGGGCGCGTGCAGCCCGATGCGGGGATCGGGCCGATCGTGGGGTACATGCTGGCGCTGCTGGCGGGGACGGTTCTGGTGGCGGCGATTCCGTGGCTGTCGATCGGGTTTCTTTAAGGACCAGGAGCGGCCTCTTTCAATTCCGGCGAGACGCACTCAGGGGCTGCCTGGTCGAGCACGGCAACCAGGCGCTCCATAAGCCGGTTGGCATAGGCCTGGCCAGGATGCATTTCATCGGCCATGTCCGCGGGGCTGTATTCGACAGACCGCCAATTGGCGAAAAGAGAATTGGAGGCGATAGCGACCTGCTGCGTCACCAGGTCGTAATAAGCGATCTGCTTGATTTTTCGGATCTGGCGGGACAGTCCGGTAATGATCGGTATCCGGCCTTCTCTTTTCGAAATCTCGGCCATTTCGTACAGCGGCGTGGCGAGGTCGGAGCCCAGCAAAGCATCGTTGACGCCATGCTGCAAGACGACGAATCTGGTCGTTCGCGGGCTTCCGGGAAAAGTTTTCGCGCGCTGAGCGGCGGTGGAGCTGTTGACCGAATTATCGACAACCGTATAGGCCGGTCTCATACGCTTGAGAATTGCGGCAGGCGGCTCGGACAATCGAGGCCCTGGAACAAAACCGCCCCACATGATCGAGTCCCCTTCCAATGTAACCGAGCATTTATTTTTCAATCCAGCAATTTCCTTGCCGGCGGATGAATTTGAAATGCAAAGCGCCCCGGCGGCAAATGCGAGGCAAATGGAAATAGGTTTCACTGGAGCACACCAAGAGTACGAAAATCCGCACCCATGGAGTGCGCGCCCATGTCGGCGAGGAGACTCTCCGACGCGTCGCGAAACTATAGAAAGCCTATTTCTTGGTTTGTTACGTGAATGTCAAAACACAGAGTAGTTTGCATTAATTTATAATGATCAATTAGTCTGTATAATTCCTTGTAAATATGAATAAACCAATTAAATAGAAAATATTCGGAACGAATTTCGCGCTTGAAGACATCAAAGTGGCAACCGCTTTCGCGCAAGCTGAAAGCGAAGCTCCGGCAAGGACCAAGGAGGCTGGAGCGCGACCACTCGCGGCGGCTCGATGGCTGTGCAAATTGGTCCCAACGGGCCGGGCGACCCGCGGCGGCAGATTGGCCGCCCCTGCAATCAGGGTGTTGCGTCCCTCGCGCGCCCTCGCACGACGCCGCGGAACGCCACCGACAGCGCCTCGAGCGCCGCGCGCGGCCGCCCTTCCCCCACACGCGTGTGCAGCAGCACCGGCAGCCGCGGCAACGCGGGCAACCCGAGCCGCGCGCCCACGTC from Variovorax paradoxus includes these protein-coding regions:
- a CDS encoding SGNH/GDSL hydrolase family protein; amino-acid sequence: MKPISICLAFAAGALCISNSSAGKEIAGLKNKCSVTLEGDSIMWGGFVPGPRLSEPPAAILKRMRPAYTVVDNSVNSSTAAQRAKTFPGSPRTTRFVVLQHGVNDALLGSDLATPLYEMAEISKREGRIPIITGLSRQIRKIKQIAYYDLVTQQVAIASNSLFANWRSVEYSPADMADEMHPGQAYANRLMERLVAVLDQAAPECVSPELKEAAPGP